In a single window of the Blastopirellula retiformator genome:
- a CDS encoding anti-sigma factor encodes MTRPISRTDLEAYLDEALPAERMAEIEDKLRSQPELAEQLSQINGRRDAGVHTIGEIWRRHRLTCPSRETLGSYLLQVLDDEEATYIRFHLETVGCRVCQANLQDLSSQQDSQCEDAQPRRQKYFQSSVGRLKGE; translated from the coding sequence ATGACGCGGCCCATTAGCAGAACCGATCTCGAAGCCTATCTCGACGAGGCGCTTCCCGCCGAGCGGATGGCGGAAATCGAGGACAAGCTGCGCTCGCAGCCCGAACTGGCCGAGCAGCTTTCGCAAATCAACGGACGTCGCGACGCCGGCGTCCACACGATCGGCGAAATCTGGCGGCGCCATCGGTTGACCTGCCCCAGTCGCGAAACGCTCGGCAGTTACTTGCTGCAAGTCCTCGACGACGAAGAAGCGACCTACATCCGCTTCCATCTTGAGACGGTCGGCTGCCGCGTCTGCCAGGCCAACCTGCAAGACCTGTCGTCGCAGCAAGACTCGCAATGCGAAGACGCCCAGCCACGCCGGCAAAAATACTTTCAGTCGTCGGTGGGACGACTGAAAGGAGAGTAG
- a CDS encoding RNA polymerase sigma factor translates to MSEVSETDVLLIDRIRTGDADAWTDLIGRYEGRLLAFAESRLRRRAPSEDVVQETFIGFLNSLPNYDGKRSLESYLFAICAYKLTDHLRREGRRPTLPIHSGGDGSSDNWELPGTQRAASSIVRSGERRDLEEAALVEAINGQLDHWRGRGDWVKVQCLEMLLVRGYANKDVAELLDLTEQNVANYKFDFLAKLRAAVRKQGLNEEIFPELYAAN, encoded by the coding sequence ATGTCTGAGGTTTCTGAAACCGACGTGCTGCTGATCGATCGGATTCGAACCGGCGACGCTGACGCCTGGACCGATTTGATTGGCCGTTACGAAGGTCGCCTGCTCGCATTTGCCGAGAGTCGCCTGCGTCGTCGCGCGCCCAGCGAAGACGTCGTCCAAGAGACGTTCATCGGCTTTCTCAACAGCCTGCCCAATTACGACGGCAAGCGCTCGCTGGAGAGCTACCTGTTCGCGATCTGCGCCTACAAGCTGACCGATCACCTCCGCCGCGAAGGGCGACGTCCCACTTTGCCGATCCACTCGGGCGGCGATGGCTCCAGCGACAACTGGGAACTGCCCGGCACGCAGCGGGCCGCGTCCAGCATCGTCCGTAGCGGCGAGCGCCGCGACCTGGAAGAAGCGGCCCTGGTCGAAGCGATCAATGGCCAGCTCGATCATTGGCGCGGCCGCGGCGACTGGGTGAAGGTCCAGTGCCTAGAGATGCTGCTGGTCCGCGGCTACGCCAACAAAGACGTCGCTGAGCTTTTGGACCTGACCGAACAAAACGTCGCCAATTACAAGTTTGATTTTCTGGCGAAGTTGCGGGCCGCCGTGCGGAAGCAGGGCCTGAACGAGGAGATCTTCCCAGAACTTTACGCAGCCAATTAA
- a CDS encoding AIM24 family protein — protein MSSAEVDNRYTLREFVEQTRQRDRGQGIFEMESQRLLEVNLNGMVWTKMGSMVSYLGNIKFEREGVFEKGLGGFFKKAVTGEGARLTKAVGQGRLYLADYGKKVQILKLENEAIVVNGNDILAFEESVDWDIKMMKRVSSMLAGGLFQVHLRGTGMVAITTHYEPLTLVVTPDCPVYTDPNATVAWSGSLEPSLRTDVSLKTFFGRGSGESFQMEFRGNGFVVIQPYEEFYSVEG, from the coding sequence ATGAGCTCTGCTGAAGTCGATAACCGCTACACGCTCCGCGAATTTGTGGAACAAACCCGCCAGCGTGATCGTGGGCAAGGGATCTTCGAGATGGAGAGCCAACGCCTGCTTGAGGTCAACCTGAACGGGATGGTCTGGACCAAGATGGGCTCGATGGTTTCGTACCTCGGCAACATCAAGTTTGAGCGAGAAGGGGTCTTCGAGAAGGGTCTCGGCGGCTTCTTCAAAAAGGCGGTCACCGGCGAAGGCGCCCGTCTGACCAAGGCGGTCGGGCAGGGGAGGCTCTACCTGGCCGACTACGGCAAGAAGGTCCAGATCCTCAAACTGGAGAACGAAGCGATCGTCGTCAACGGCAACGACATCCTCGCCTTTGAGGAGTCGGTCGACTGGGACATCAAGATGATGAAGCGGGTATCGTCGATGCTCGCCGGCGGACTGTTTCAGGTCCATCTGCGCGGCACCGGCATGGTCGCCATCACCACCCACTACGAACCGCTGACGCTGGTCGTCACGCCTGATTGCCCGGTCTACACCGATCCGAACGCCACGGTCGCGTGGAGCGGTTCGCTGGAACCGAGCCTGCGAACCGACGTTTCGCTGAAGACCTTCTTCGGTCGCGGCAGCGGCGAGTCTTTCCAGATGGAATTCCGCGGCAACGGTTTCGTCGTCATTCAACCGTACGAAGAGTTCTACTCGGTCGAAGGCTAA
- a CDS encoding serine/threonine-protein kinase — translation MRDDAATIEPEEEQGNTAQLPSQADHRPRGGTMKFTYASGSKPLDGFTIKRGVGAGGFGEVFYALTDAGKEVALKHIQRNLDIEMRGVKHCLNLKHPHLVALYDIKFDDAGEGWVVMEYVRGENLKETLDRRPSGLSPEETIRWFRPIAAAVGYLHDHGIVHRDLKPGNIFNDAGTIKIGDYGLSKFISVSRRSGQTESVGTFHYMAPEIGKGVYGKEIDIYALGIMLHEILTGRVPFEGESSQEIIMKHLTAEPDLRGVPEPFRTTITQALHKDPNKRTGTVEEMLANLGLSKNETVVASLHDDVTIQRANGATAPQSPEEPIVAPLNGGDEEPVAKAVSGGMRSVADWWNNENVSLAPKLLVLVLCSFALIANLGWLLPLGLLAGAVYMVYLAGRSIFLHMNDTPTRNTVTEYSPYHPVVMTRKERAKEKRTQKLSRRERQREALAAIPLDLRMKSLVGSFLISAISAAVISILALALGGVSVEGPLATWAPLFGWLTAMTICGSWSILLVGKLWERNEGDPWLRRFAMAGIGLVIGLIGYAAGQALLLDMPLPVEGTVTGWRPNLGLRGWFESLDGSPSLTTYAIVFGAQFGLLRWWKLSDPLRKTRLSLWTLFVTVMTAALVNYFTPFIQPWGLILSGAISLVVQISAPWYSPKEREALRHEQQAMTETSASA, via the coding sequence ATGCGCGACGACGCAGCGACGATAGAGCCGGAAGAGGAGCAGGGAAACACCGCCCAGCTTCCTTCTCAGGCCGATCATCGCCCGCGAGGGGGAACGATGAAATTTACCTATGCCAGTGGGTCGAAGCCGCTCGACGGCTTCACCATCAAACGAGGCGTCGGCGCCGGGGGCTTCGGCGAAGTCTTCTATGCGCTGACCGACGCCGGCAAGGAAGTCGCTCTCAAACATATTCAACGCAACCTCGATATCGAGATGCGGGGGGTCAAGCATTGCTTGAACCTGAAGCACCCGCACCTGGTGGCGCTGTACGACATCAAGTTTGACGACGCCGGCGAAGGCTGGGTCGTGATGGAATACGTACGGGGCGAAAACCTGAAGGAGACGCTCGATCGTCGCCCCAGCGGACTTTCGCCGGAAGAAACGATTCGCTGGTTCCGTCCGATCGCCGCGGCGGTCGGCTATCTGCACGATCATGGCATCGTCCACCGCGATCTGAAGCCGGGCAACATCTTTAATGACGCCGGCACGATCAAGATCGGCGACTACGGCCTGTCGAAGTTTATCTCGGTCAGCCGCCGTAGCGGACAAACCGAAAGCGTCGGCACGTTCCATTACATGGCGCCCGAGATCGGCAAAGGAGTCTACGGCAAAGAGATCGACATATACGCTCTAGGCATCATGCTGCATGAGATTCTGACCGGCCGCGTTCCCTTTGAAGGGGAAAGCAGCCAAGAGATCATCATGAAGCACTTGACCGCCGAGCCCGACCTGCGTGGCGTGCCGGAGCCGTTCCGCACAACGATCACCCAGGCGCTGCACAAAGACCCGAACAAGCGGACCGGCACGGTCGAAGAGATGCTGGCCAATCTCGGCCTCTCGAAGAACGAAACGGTCGTCGCTTCGCTGCATGATGACGTCACGATCCAGCGGGCGAATGGAGCGACTGCGCCGCAATCGCCCGAAGAGCCGATCGTCGCGCCGCTCAACGGCGGCGACGAGGAGCCGGTCGCCAAAGCGGTATCCGGCGGCATGCGTTCGGTCGCCGACTGGTGGAACAACGAGAACGTCAGCCTGGCGCCAAAGCTCCTGGTGCTGGTCCTCTGCTCGTTCGCGCTGATCGCCAATCTAGGTTGGCTGCTGCCGCTCGGCTTGTTGGCAGGCGCCGTCTATATGGTTTACCTGGCAGGTCGCTCGATCTTTCTGCATATGAACGATACGCCGACTCGCAATACGGTGACCGAGTACTCGCCGTACCATCCGGTCGTCATGACGCGGAAAGAGCGAGCCAAGGAAAAGCGGACGCAAAAGCTGAGCCGTCGAGAGCGACAACGTGAGGCGCTCGCCGCGATCCCGCTCGACCTGCGAATGAAGAGCCTGGTCGGCTCGTTCCTGATCAGCGCGATCTCAGCGGCGGTGATCTCGATCTTGGCGCTCGCTTTGGGGGGCGTCTCCGTCGAGGGCCCGCTGGCGACCTGGGCGCCGCTGTTTGGCTGGCTGACGGCGATGACGATCTGTGGGTCGTGGAGCATCTTGCTGGTCGGCAAGTTGTGGGAACGAAACGAAGGAGATCCTTGGCTTCGCCGGTTCGCGATGGCTGGCATCGGCTTGGTGATCGGCTTGATCGGCTATGCGGCGGGACAAGCGCTGCTGCTGGACATGCCGTTGCCGGTAGAAGGAACGGTCACTGGTTGGCGCCCGAACCTGGGACTACGCGGTTGGTTTGAGTCGCTCGACGGCTCCCCGTCGCTGACGACCTATGCGATCGTCTTTGGCGCCCAGTTCGGCTTGCTTCGCTGGTGGAAACTGAGCGATCCGCTCCGCAAGACGCGGCTGAGTCTGTGGACGTTGTTTGTGACGGTCATGACCGCCGCACTGGTCAACTACTTCACGCCGTTCATTCAACCGTGGGGCCTGATCTTGAGCGGGGCGATCTCGCTGGTAGTTCAGATCTCGGCGCCTTGGTACAGCCCCAAAGAACGTGAGGCGCTGCGGCACGAGCAACAAGCGATGACCGAAACTTCCGCCTCCGCCTAA
- a CDS encoding DUF1559 domain-containing protein has product MRFPPNSLRRPGGFTLVELLVVIAIIGVLIALLLPAVQQAREAARRMQCTNNLKQMALAVHNYHDTFLVFPSGHVQINDTYYGNWAIAILPYIEQQNLFNQYDHTTHCNTAANATVARTQVDEYLCPSDAISSPIYRPASGYSYDLRVISYKAMSGYTDDGAKNWDHFAEITGLSGSWKGIFHTVGSGHSQSLGFEKMASVTDGTSNTLLIGEYHQPQDEPGRSSFWGNSYWGYNLGMVINEPYIIGNQYDDCAAVASNIGVCRRAWASHHPGGFNFSRADGSVSFVPETIDLTIFAGLATMAGGEVADL; this is encoded by the coding sequence ATGCGATTTCCTCCCAATTCGCTGCGCCGGCCAGGCGGCTTCACGCTGGTCGAACTGCTAGTGGTGATTGCGATTATCGGCGTTTTGATCGCTCTGTTGCTGCCGGCTGTGCAGCAGGCCCGCGAAGCGGCTCGCCGGATGCAGTGCACCAACAACCTGAAGCAAATGGCTTTGGCGGTGCACAACTACCACGATACGTTCCTCGTCTTTCCGTCGGGGCATGTGCAGATCAACGACACCTATTACGGCAATTGGGCGATCGCCATTTTGCCGTACATCGAACAGCAGAACTTGTTCAACCAGTATGACCACACGACCCACTGCAACACCGCCGCCAATGCGACCGTAGCGCGCACGCAGGTCGACGAGTACCTTTGTCCCAGCGATGCGATCTCGTCGCCGATCTACCGACCGGCGTCCGGGTATAGCTATGACCTGCGCGTCATTTCATACAAGGCGATGAGCGGCTACACCGACGATGGCGCCAAGAACTGGGATCACTTCGCGGAGATCACCGGACTCAGCGGATCGTGGAAAGGGATCTTTCACACCGTCGGCAGCGGGCACAGCCAATCGCTCGGCTTTGAGAAAATGGCGTCGGTCACCGATGGCACTTCCAACACGCTGCTGATTGGCGAATACCATCAGCCACAAGACGAGCCCGGCCGCAGTTCTTTCTGGGGCAACTCTTACTGGGGCTATAACCTGGGAATGGTAATCAACGAGCCGTACATCATCGGTAATCAGTACGACGACTGCGCGGCGGTCGCGTCGAACATCGGCGTCTGTCGCCGGGCTTGGGCTTCGCACCATCCTGGCGGCTTCAACTTTTCGCGGGCCGATGGGTCGGTGTCGTTTGTGCCGGAAACGATCGACCTGACGATCTTCGCCGGGCTGGCGACGATGGCCGGCGGCGAAGTCGCCGATCTGTAA
- a CDS encoding FHA domain-containing protein, which produces MRRNRHNSPDSDSRKTRPDQVWLSTGAVSYASAVLETQVGAKTAREQVMKRSSTKPLAEAPTRRQLWVDGVGGFLLLTGPDVLIGQATPQSGVDVPILGDVSRRHAWIRRRGAEYVVEPLAEVRRRGKLLDQPTVLSDGDLIQLGRSVVLSFQKRHPLSASAVLRLESSQRTEPAADAILLMAETCILGPKSCNHVVCGGWNRDVVLYKQGDGLHVRSPGAFQVNGQAVKNKSPLVADCSVQGEDFSFYLERLAASA; this is translated from the coding sequence ATGAGACGAAACCGCCACAACTCGCCTGACTCGGACTCGCGAAAAACGCGTCCCGATCAAGTCTGGCTCAGCACTGGCGCGGTCTCTTACGCCTCGGCCGTCCTCGAAACGCAGGTCGGCGCCAAGACAGCACGAGAACAGGTCATGAAGCGATCATCGACGAAACCATTGGCTGAAGCGCCCACGCGGCGCCAGTTGTGGGTCGATGGAGTCGGCGGTTTCCTGCTGCTGACCGGTCCCGACGTCTTGATCGGCCAGGCGACGCCGCAAAGTGGAGTCGACGTGCCGATTTTGGGCGACGTCAGCCGGCGGCACGCTTGGATCCGCCGCCGCGGAGCGGAGTATGTAGTCGAACCGCTGGCCGAAGTGCGCCGCCGCGGAAAACTGTTGGACCAGCCAACCGTCTTATCGGATGGAGACCTGATTCAGTTGGGACGCAGCGTCGTCCTCAGTTTTCAGAAACGGCATCCGCTGAGCGCCAGCGCCGTGCTGCGACTCGAAAGCTCGCAGCGTACCGAACCAGCGGCCGACGCAATTTTGCTGATGGCCGAAACCTGCATCCTGGGCCCCAAAAGCTGCAACCATGTGGTTTGCGGCGGCTGGAATCGGGATGTGGTATTGTACAAGCAGGGAGACGGACTGCATGTCCGCTCTCCCGGCGCATTTCAAGTCAACGGCCAAGCGGTGAAGAACAAATCGCCGCTCGTCGCCGACTGCTCGGTCCAGGGAGAAGACTTTTCGTTTTATCTGGAACGGTTGGCCGCTAGTGCCTGA
- a CDS encoding ABC transporter ATP-binding protein, translating into MLATDRLTKRYGDFLALDGVTLHVPTGQCCGVLGPNGAGKTTMFRLLLGFLRPTSGRASIDGMDCHSRNLDVHRRLSYLPGDVRLFGEMKGREVLRFFADVHPHGSRDRAEETAQRLDLDLRRRVAFMSTGMRQKLGLAIALSIDAPLLIFDEPTTSLDPNVRHEVVQMIGDAHSRGKTVVICSHVLSEIEDICERAVIMRQGRIVHDQDLHAMRRQHVIRGTLTQPLPQVPHELSSLIVDIRQTAESFQIETDGDLRPALAWLADLPTGQIQISQLGLRAVYNRYHFEQSEAVSA; encoded by the coding sequence ATGCTCGCAACCGACCGACTCACCAAACGATATGGCGATTTCCTGGCTTTGGACGGGGTGACCCTGCACGTCCCGACTGGTCAATGCTGTGGGGTGTTGGGCCCCAACGGCGCCGGCAAGACGACGATGTTTCGCCTGCTGCTGGGTTTTTTACGCCCCACTTCCGGCCGTGCGTCGATCGACGGCATGGACTGTCACAGCCGCAATCTGGACGTGCATCGCCGGCTCTCGTACCTGCCGGGGGATGTTCGCCTGTTTGGCGAAATGAAGGGACGCGAGGTGCTGCGGTTCTTCGCCGACGTCCACCCGCACGGCAGCCGCGACCGGGCCGAAGAGACGGCGCAGCGGCTCGATCTAGATCTGCGCCGCCGCGTCGCGTTCATGTCGACCGGCATGCGTCAGAAATTGGGGCTAGCAATCGCGCTATCGATCGACGCGCCGCTGTTGATCTTTGACGAACCGACGACCAGTCTCGATCCCAACGTCCGGCACGAAGTGGTGCAGATGATTGGCGACGCCCACAGCCGCGGCAAGACGGTCGTCATCTGCTCGCACGTGCTGTCGGAGATCGAAGACATCTGCGAGCGGGCGGTGATCATGCGGCAAGGCCGGATCGTGCATGATCAAGACTTGCACGCGATGCGGCGCCAGCATGTGATTCGGGGAACGCTGACGCAGCCGCTACCGCAAGTTCCGCACGAATTGTCGTCGCTGATCGTCGACATTCGGCAGACGGCGGAGAGTTTTCAGATCGAGACCGATGGCGACTTGCGGCCGGCGCTGGCGTGGCTGGCCGATCTGCCGACGGGGCAGATTCAGATTTCGCAGCTTGGACTTCGAGCAGTTTACAATCGCTATCACTTTGAGCAGTCAGAGGCGGTTTCGGCATGA
- a CDS encoding ABC transporter permease subunit, whose translation MSMALLVRSFREARWLLLGSLVTIFGFCMIRAWIVGRVEMSRFQDIVEILRPEVERYSAVDVAQLFTYPGRVGVTFNEPLVVLLMVTWAIARGSDSVSGPLGRGTLEMLLSQPISRFQLLFTKSLVTVVGCALIATAAWLGTHTGVHTTKIKQERPPVSIKLPVLNMRIEVPFTEVKEAPERVPLADFVDTSLFIPAAINLGCLGVFFAGLTTWMSSWDRYRWRTIGIVTGFLIVQMIVRVVSLAVDSAHWLKYFTIFTLYEPEVLTSYGVRYPTEVWTFYFADNKGMTVLGGFSLVSGLLLGGAGTFALGHWIFCRRDLPAPV comes from the coding sequence ATGAGCATGGCGCTGTTGGTGCGGTCGTTTCGCGAGGCGCGATGGCTGTTGCTCGGTTCGTTAGTGACGATTTTCGGCTTCTGCATGATCCGGGCCTGGATTGTCGGCCGGGTCGAAATGAGCCGCTTTCAAGACATCGTCGAGATCCTCCGGCCGGAGGTCGAACGGTACTCGGCGGTCGACGTCGCGCAGCTGTTTACCTATCCAGGCCGGGTCGGCGTCACCTTTAACGAACCGCTGGTCGTGCTGTTGATGGTGACCTGGGCGATCGCTCGGGGAAGCGACTCGGTCAGCGGTCCGCTGGGACGCGGCACGCTCGAGATGCTCCTCTCGCAACCGATCAGCCGCTTTCAGTTGCTGTTTACCAAAAGCTTGGTCACGGTGGTCGGATGCGCGCTGATTGCGACGGCGGCGTGGCTCGGCACGCATACCGGAGTTCATACGACCAAGATCAAGCAAGAGCGACCGCCGGTGTCGATCAAGCTGCCAGTGCTCAACATGCGGATCGAGGTCCCCTTCACCGAAGTGAAAGAAGCGCCGGAACGCGTGCCGCTGGCCGACTTTGTCGACACCAGCCTCTTCATTCCGGCGGCGATCAATCTGGGCTGCCTGGGAGTTTTCTTCGCGGGGCTGACGACCTGGATGAGTTCGTGGGATCGTTATCGCTGGCGGACCATCGGCATCGTTACCGGGTTCTTAATCGTGCAGATGATCGTGCGGGTCGTTTCGCTGGCGGTCGATTCTGCCCATTGGCTGAAGTACTTCACCATCTTCACACTGTACGAGCCGGAGGTGCTGACCTCGTACGGCGTGCGGTACCCGACCGAGGTCTGGACCTTCTACTTCGCTGACAACAAAGGGATGACGGTTCTGGGAGGCTTTAGCCTGGTCAGCGGGCTTTTGCTCGGCGGAGCGGGGACGTTCGCCCTGGGGCACTGGATCTTCTGTCGCCGCGACCTGCCGGCGCCGGTGTAG
- a CDS encoding DUF481 domain-containing protein — MFFRFMQISTWLLITCVVANAFAQDAAFAYAAEEPAAARPEVDVEAMFIDGDFMPATLCNFEYEPIPLPEFPDVNADVGDIEAEAIGEPDYGYLGYVPGGNYVHIDYWLGDAKWDSSIELGINGQTGNTDSLSLRSGAKIKREGKATKTIADIIYARTSNDGVPTQDNALSNLKIEWPFVNKRWHVYAKNGMEYDAFKDFGLRLWVSGGMGYEVVKTDDTDLTVELGSGFSKEFDSPDEEYVPEGAMTIFFDHNFNKWHSLEGKYEYYPEWEQFGEYRSISDIGYKILLDDAANLSLKFGVINRFDSTPGANKNKNDTNYSILLLWKL, encoded by the coding sequence ATGTTCTTTCGATTTATGCAAATCTCGACTTGGCTCCTGATCACATGCGTGGTCGCAAATGCGTTTGCCCAAGACGCGGCGTTCGCCTACGCCGCCGAGGAGCCAGCAGCGGCACGTCCCGAAGTCGATGTCGAGGCGATGTTCATCGACGGCGATTTTATGCCGGCGACGCTCTGTAATTTTGAATATGAGCCGATTCCGCTGCCGGAATTTCCTGATGTGAACGCGGATGTGGGGGATATCGAGGCCGAAGCGATCGGCGAGCCCGACTACGGCTACCTCGGTTATGTCCCCGGCGGAAACTACGTTCACATCGACTACTGGCTTGGCGACGCGAAATGGGACAGTTCGATCGAGTTGGGCATCAATGGTCAGACCGGCAATACCGATTCGCTCAGTTTGCGCTCCGGCGCCAAGATCAAGCGCGAAGGGAAGGCGACCAAGACGATCGCCGACATCATCTACGCCCGAACCAGCAACGATGGCGTTCCGACACAAGACAATGCGCTCTCCAACCTCAAAATTGAGTGGCCGTTCGTCAACAAGCGATGGCACGTTTACGCCAAGAACGGTATGGAATATGACGCGTTCAAAGACTTTGGCCTACGACTGTGGGTCAGCGGCGGTATGGGCTACGAAGTGGTGAAGACCGACGACACCGACCTGACAGTCGAGCTCGGTTCTGGTTTCTCGAAAGAGTTCGATAGCCCGGACGAAGAGTACGTGCCGGAAGGCGCCATGACGATCTTCTTCGATCACAACTTCAACAAGTGGCACTCCCTGGAAGGAAAGTACGAATACTATCCGGAGTGGGAGCAGTTTGGCGAATACCGCAGCATTTCCGATATCGGCTACAAGATCCTGCTCGACGACGCAGCGAATCTGAGTCTGAAATTTGGGGTGATCAATCGCTTCGACAGCACCCCCGGCGCCAACAAAAACAAAAACGACACGAACTACTCGATCCTGCTGCTCTGGAAGCTGTAG